The genomic window aatttggtcctttttgtaagaaactttgatcaattttcaaatgttttaaatgttcaatttcacttatgcccttatttattatgagagagaatttaaaaataagtaagttggatgaataaagagtaattaaaatataagggtatacatgaaataaatttaaatttataagagtattaaatgaaaataactatattaaatgtgattccttggtctgtgtaattttttcaaagtgttccttattaaaaaaaactggaGCGAGTATAACTtaagatattaatgattaaagtcGTTAATGATTAAAGTCGTACATTGACAAATGTGTAATTTTAACTTTCCATATTTCAAGGTGTTTACGAATATTTTTGAACTAAGGAAAGTTGATCAAATCCAAACAAGTTAATCAGTGAGACTACGAGAGTTTGAACAAGTTAATGCATATACCTCACTTTAAGGATTATACTGTATTATTCCATCtggccttaattataagtaaatatcactttttagatacattgaataattaatatatttatatttaatccactttttagactaaatatattaattattcaatatattcaaaaagtaacatttacttataatttataattagacCGAAGGAAGTACTCCTATAATCGGTAGCGAAGTAGAATCTTGTGATCATTGTAGTACAATTATATTGtacaataaaaattgaattatgaaaatacttaattagtaaaatgatcccttaaagatatttttggtttcagattggtcccttaaagaaaaaaaggtctaaataggtcccttaaagaaaaaaaagtccgaataggtcccttaaagacatctccgttaatcagtttggtcctatttagacctctttttagggaccaaactaattaacggagatgtctttaagggatctattcggactttttttctttaagggacctatttggacctttttttcttcaagggaccaatctaaaaccaaaaatatctttaagggataattttactaattaagccttatgAAAATTAAGTGGAATCTTGTCATTGTATAATCGGTAGCTAGCTATGGTGGCAGACACCGATTCTGAAAAAATACCTCAGATGATTTTTTCAAGCAACAAGGAGACAAAGcactttgtttttctttttttggactTTAGTATTGTTATTATAATGAATTTTTCATCATTATATGCGACTCATTTTAATTAGAAATTTCTCAcacgttattattattatattataccgACTCTCCTCCTATAGCGCTTATGCCAATCAATTGACACAACCGACATGCAATTGCAAACTGAAGATTCCACATGAAATGATAAAAGACAACTAAAACTTATAAATCAAAACTGTCTTTAAAGGCAAATTTTCAATAGATCTCACTAGGAAGAAACTAGAAAGGCcgacatatataaaatattttggacTCTACATACAACATTAAGGTGAAtcatgtttagtaaaaaaagaaaaacaaattaaggtGAATAGATTAAGAACAACATAACAATGAGTTTTTGGATAAaaacattttcatttaaaattttaaagcatTATTAGATTGGTTATATAAGGTTTAAATATGAATTTGGTTCTCGTTTTGATTTCGGTTTAAACTAAGTTTATTTAGCATATGTTAAATCATCATAAATTTGGCATGTCATAAAAACACGTTAGTTCAGGGaccattttaaaagttttgaaattttgtaggactaaaattaatttttttttacaagaattaAAATCAAAACGAAACATATTTACAAGaaccaaaattatatttaagcCGATATATAAACGGTATATCATGCAAATGTTGTCCaatagtatatagtatatacttTTATATAATTAGACCTTCTAACTCACATGTAACCTTTTGGTCAAAATCATTGGATGATTAACCTTTGCAAAATGGGCTAAAGTTAGTGGTCAAAAGTATTATTGTGAAAGTTAAGGGTCAAAATTGTAAGTTTATAAAATTTAGGGAggtaaaagtgcaatttagcctaaattCTTTCCTAAAATATAGTCTCACATTGATTAAAGATAAGGACCGACTAGAGTTTACAAAGACTGACATCCCTCACCCTACAAATCGATATCTTATGGTTGAGTTAGAccaaactctcaattctaatatggtatcaaagACTCATCCACGATCCGATGAGTCACCTGCTATCAGATTTCTGATTGgatcatccaccatttatatctgcGTAACAAACTCAATAGTACTGGGCGCATTAAACTATGTTAAGAATGCTCACATCGGTTGTGTGATGACCTGATTTTATTATTAGTGAGGATAATCTCCATACTTACAATTAAAATCGAGTTCGTTTCctgatgaaaataattattggcTAGATTTTATACTTACCTTGCGGTCGAGCTTTGAATTATGAAGATCATATCTCCTGAAAATTAGAaggttaataccaaaaacaaaacccaATATGTCACATCACATTGGACcaatacataaattattttaaccaTGAGGTATATCAACAAGTTTCACCATTGGACCAATATGTCAcgtcacattttttttatgagtcatGTTACTATGTTAATTAAgtatattgaaaaataaaattaatctcaaaatatatttttttgtaaaaaggaaattttttagACTTATATCTTATGTATAACCACGCGTGGAGCATAAAGATGCAAGAGGAAATGCATTATGCGTTGGAGTATGTAAAAGCTTACAAGTGTTTTCATCATGCAACAATCTAAACCCTTATATCATCCCTACCACAACCATAATTCACATTTCTAATTACCACTACCCTAAACTTAATTTACATTATTAATCACACAAACTAAGAAAGAACACCATGTCATCATCATCAATCTCATCACTAATCTCATCCTCACTCCTTACAAAAACTACCACCATCACCAAACCTCTCTACACCACAAATTTAACCTCTAAAAAAACTCTCTCTTTCCCAATCATAAAAACCATCACCATGTCGGGTCTTTTTTCAAAGAACAATATACCCGAATACCCGGGTAAAGGCCCACCCGAATTCCCCTTTCAACCCAAAACCGAACCACCTTCATTTCCTAAAGAGAATCCAACAATTCCAATCCAAGAACCCGAAATAGACCCTAGTGTACCACCTGAAATAGTTACCGATCCTTCTCGGATTGACCCGTTTCCAAATCCAAACCCGAAACCGGATGGTCCAAAACCCCCGCTATCACCTCCTGGAAAAGATATGCCATTCCCGAAACCGGATGAAGTACCGCCACTGCCTCCACGACCACCGGAGGTTGTTCCACCGTGTCCTCCTGGTCCTGAGATTGTGCCTCCTGGTCCTGAGATTGTGCCGCCGCCGTCGACTCCACCGCCACCAACAGGACCAAGTATTATTctatagttattattattacgtTACATAGACATAgttgcatttatttattttttactaaaaaaatagaaagttgTATGTTATCATTATTATCATCTATCTATAAATTCGGCAGATTAGTTTAAGATGAGAGAATTTTAGTAACCTTGTTGCATGGCTTCAGTTTATATATCTATATTTACTTAAAACATTAgaggttttttttatatatatttaaaataaggtTTTTCTAAACCAGGAAATAAGGTTTTTTTAAATTACCCTTTTATAATTCATTAATTTGGGTGTCTTTATATCCTTTGACCAATGAGAATAAACCAtatgaatatgaaataaaacttGGTTACAAGTTTGTTGTGGACACGACACACAAATCTACTTATGTGCCTTGTTTTTATTGGTTGATGAATAAATACCTTTAAATTGATCTTCATTTCCTTGATGCTTTTGCTCATGACTCCATGCTCTCATATGGAGCGGTTCATATGAATGTGAAATAAAACTTGGTCACAAGTTAGTTGTGGACATCACACATAAATCTACGTGGCTTGTGGCTTGTTTTTATTGGTCGATATGGAGCGGTTGTGACATAGTATCGACCAACCAATCACATCACACGtactttataattttataaaaataaaataaaaatttggtttgcaatatatatttgattaacaaaaaaattaactcaaaactTCAATAGCATTGGAtaccattttttcttcttcacttcAATGTTTTTAACTCAAAACTTTTAccctttctttatttcttttatatcaTGACAATGTTTCTTTTATATCATGACAATGTTCTTTTTTTATCATAGCATTGACACGTGAATTGACATGAATGACATGGGAAAATTAATATATagggtatttttattttttgaaaaagaagtgAATTGAGATGGTGATGGATCATGGAGTCCAAGTTGGAAAGAGTTTGTATTAGTGACAAAAAATGCATgttataaattgtaattaagCTTGATGAGtatcaacatatatataggaAAATTCTAGCATGGTTCATGGTGGATTaggatttaaaaatatttaaaatattatctatatatgaaaatatatgttgtatatgaaaatatatgttgatgctggaaagtataatttaatgattatttttatttttatgattgaaaTAATGAATTAATTGATACCGATTTGatgaaaacaacatataataaCGATGTAACTTGTATTAAATTGACGTTAAATGGTCCTtcgcttgttcaaaaaaaaacttaaatggcTACCTGGGATACCACTCTTACAAAAGCTGAATTTTACTATCATAAGCAATATATATGGAGCCTCAAATTTCAAAGTATTGGAtaccattttttcttcttcacttcAATGTTTTTAACTCAAAACTTTTAccctttctttatttcttttatattatgacaatattttttttttatcatagcATTGGCACGTGAATCAACATGAATGACATGGGAAAATTAATATATagggtatttttattttttgaaaaagaagtgAATTGAGATGGTGATGGATCATGGAGTCTAAGTTGGAAAGAGTTTGTAttattgacaaaaaatatatgttatAAATTGTAATTAGGCTTGATGAGTATCAACATATAGGAAAATTCTAGCAAGGTTCATGGTGGattagtatttaaaaatatttaaaatattatctgttgatgaaaatatatgttgatgttggaaagtataatttaatgatcatttttatttttatgattaaaataatgaattaattgataccgatttaattaaaacaacatataataaCGATGTAACTCGTACTAAATTGACGTTAAATTGTCCTtcgcttgttcaaaaaaaaaacttaaatggtCCTTCTAATTAATTGTTGTGTCTTTTAGTACCCCTTTTTATTCTAGAAGCTTTCATGTCATATTCAAAAAGAAATCATGAAATTAAAGTGATGTAGCCACATTCATAGAAATGGCTACTTGGGATATCACTTTTACAAGAGCTGAATTTTACTACTGTAAGCAATATGTATGGAGTTTCAAATTTCAAAGCATTAGatgctttttttcttcttcacttcAATgtttttaactcaaaatttttaccctttctttatttcttttatatcaTGACAATGTTTTTTTATCATAGCATTGACACGTGAATTGACATGAATGACATGAGAAAATTATTATACTAGTAGTATTTCTTAGGTTATGTACTagtactatatataatatatctgtttggattgatttttttttttggtttacaattgAGTCgaggatcgaactcaggacctctAGCATACTATTAAAATCccttaccactagaccaaacctaatggcttgattgatttattttttagtttatataaaatagtttatacaaataaataagtttgatgttaattcataaattgTCATTAacagaaattatatttttataaatcgTGGGTTCCGTTTGCCAGGTGTCAAAAACTAACagtgttttcaaaa from Trifolium pratense cultivar HEN17-A07 linkage group LG1, ARS_RC_1.1, whole genome shotgun sequence includes these protein-coding regions:
- the LOC123892290 gene encoding protein TRACHEARY ELEMENT DIFFERENTIATION-RELATED 7A-like, with the translated sequence MSGLFSKNNIPEYPGKGPPEFPFQPKTEPPSFPKENPTIPIQEPEIDPSVPPEIVTDPSRIDPFPNPNPKPDGPKPPLSPPGKDMPFPKPDEVPPLPPRPPEVVPPCPPGPEIVPPGPEIVPPPSTPPPPTGPSIIL